GTAGCGGTCGCCGCGGATGGTGACGAGGTTGGGCACGTGGCCGAACAGCGGCCCGGTGAGGTTGCCCGACAGCAGGGTGGCGGTCTGGGGCAGCCAGATCACCAGCGAGTCGAAGGTCTCCCCGCCGGGGGTGGCGATGAGCACCAGCTCGCGGTCGCCGACGGTCAGCTCGAGGCGCTCGTCGACGAGGACGGTCGGCTCGGGGAGCTCCGACGAGGCCGCCTCCACCCCGAGGGCCCGGGTGTGCTCCATCGCGGCGAGGATGGCGTCGATCCAGGCGAAGGCCGAGTTGCGGGAGCGGAAGGCCTCGAGGCGTTGGTTGTCGTTGCGCCACACGCCGTGGTTGGCCTGGGCGATGAGGTCGGTGCCCTCATCGACGAGGACGGGCAGGCCGCCGACGTGGTCGTAGTGGCCCTGGGTGAGGATCACCGATCGGATGGGCGAGCCGTCGACGGCGTCGTACTTGGCCCGGTGCAGCGGGCCCTCGAAGCCCATGCCGCTGTTGACCACGACCCGACCGTCCGCGGTGGTGATCAAGTAGCTGTTGCTGAGCCCAGGTGACAGCCACACGCCGTCGCCCACGTCGACCGCCGGCGCGTCGGTGGCCGGGGTGATGGCGTCGGCGCCGGGCCGTTCGCGGTGGATGCCGGGCATCAGCGCACCTCCGGGGTGATCTGGGGGAAGGCCTCGAAGTAGAAGGCGTAGCGGTCGTAGAGGTCGGCGGGCTCGAGGTGGAAGTCGGCCCGGAGGTCGTAGACGACACGGCCGTCCTTGCCCCGCGGGTTGCCGCCGACGTAGGCCGCCAGCCGCGCCCGGGCCTCGTCGGTCACCCCCACGCCGGCCACGTCGAGGATGCGAGTCGCCATGGCGAGGTCGTCGGCCATGAACTCGCGGAACTCGACGTCCACCCGCTGCGCGTCGGGGATGAGGTGGGCGTCGCGCACGCCGGCCCGCAACAACGACTCGATGCGGTCCACCCAGTAGGCGGCCAGCTCGTCGGGCTCGACGGACACGCGCCGGCTGCGGTCGCCGTAGGCGAGCATGGTGATGGCCGACTGGAGCACCGCGACCGGGTCGCGCAGGGTGAAGGCGACGGTGGCGTCGGGGAAGGTGCGCAGCAGCGGGCCGAGGCGCTCGAGGTGCTGCGGGCACTTCAGGACCCAGCGGTTCGGGCCGCGCAGGTAGCTGAGCACCTGGAGCTCTCGGCGCAGGAAGGCGTAGTGGGCGTCGTGGTCGAGCGTGTCCTGGTGGTCCCGCCACGCAGGCACCCGCGCGTGCCACTCGAGCACGTAGGTGCACAGGTCGAGATCCATGAGCTCGCACTCCTCCTCGATGGACCACGGCGGGCGGTCGTGCATCAGAGCGGTGAGCGGGGCGACCTGGTTGGCGGCCTCGTGGTCGGCGAGGCAGCGCAGGTAGCGGGGGTCGACGCCGTCGCGCCCCGGGCCGTCGCCGAGGACAGGGATGGGCTCGGCCACCTCCCACCAGGGCATCGACCGGAGGCGGGTGTCCGAGGCGAGGACGTTGACCAGGTGGGTCGTGCCCGAGCGGGGCAGCCCCACCACGATGACCGGCGGTTCGAGATCGACCTCGAGGGCCTCGGGGTGGCGCCGCACGAAGTCCTCGAAGCGGAGACGGGCGGCGAGCAAGCCGACGAGGCGCCGACGCACGATCAGCCGGCCGATGCCGGACAGCCCCTCGTCGGCCTCGACCGCCGCCACCTGGGCGGCGAGGCGGTCGAGCAGCGTGGGGTCGCCGAAGTCGTCGAGGTGGGTCTGGCGCTCGGCCGAGGCCACCAGGCCCGCAGGATCGAGGTCGATCTCCATCGACCGCGCCAGGTCGTAGAGCGCCTGGGCGTCGGCGTCGCGCTGGGGCTCGCGCAGGTCCGCGATCCGGATCTCCTCCACGCCCTCCCCCTCTTGCCGTCTCTGCATCGGCGCCCTGTCCGTGCGGACCGCGGGCGGCGGCGACCCTAGCCCGACCCGGGGCGCTGTCCGGCGGGACCCGTCCCCGTGTGGCTCAGCTGTCGGCCAGGCGGGCGGCCTGGGCCTCGGTGACCGCGATCCACTCCTCGACGATGTCGAACACGACGTCGCGGGTGGAGCGGACCGAGTTCATGTTCCCCACGATCTGGCCCACCGGCGAGCCCGACAGCTCCTTGTTCTGCGCCCGGGTGAAGCGGTGGGCGGACTCGGCGTAGATGATCCCCTGGAGCGGCATGGGCAGCGGCCCCGGGCCCTCGGACGACTCCCACGCCTCGGTCCAGGCGGTGCGGAGCTGGCGGGCGGGCTTCCCGGTCATGGCCCGGGAGCGCACCGTGTCGTTCCACGACGCCGCCAGCAGGTTCTCGACCACCCACGGGCGGGTGTCCGACTCGGCCACCGTCAGCCAGATCGACCCGGTCCACGCGCCCTGGGCGCCGAGCGCCATGGCCGCCGCCATCTGGCGACCCCGACCGATGCCGCCTGCGGCCAGCACGGGCACGTCCTCGGGCACGGCGTCGACCACCTCGGGCACGAGCACCATGGTCGAGATCTCGCCGCAGTGGCCGCCGGCCTCGGTGCCCTGGGCGATGAGCACGTCCACGCCGCGCTCGACGTTGCGCTCGGCGTGGCGGGGCGAGCCGCACAGCGCACCGACGAGCACGCCGGCGGAGTGGGCGGCGTCGACCGCGTAATCCGGCGGCGGGCCGAGGGCGTTGACCAGCATCGACACGGGGTGCTGGAGCGCCTGGTGGACCTGCGCCGGGCCCATCTGGTCGACCCCGAGGCCGGGGGCGATGGTCGGACCTTCGAGGCCCTCGGGCATGGGCGGCACGTCGTGCTCGGCGAGGATGTGCTCGGCGTACTCGCGGTGCTCCTCTGGGATGAGCGCCTCGAGGTCGGGCAGCTCGAAGTCCTCGCCCTTGCCAACGAACTTCTCGGGCATGGCGAAGTCGACCCCGTAGGGCTTGCCGCCGACGTGCTCGTCGATCCAGGTCAGCTCCTGCTCGAGCTGCTCGGGGCTGAAGGCCAGCGCGCCGAGCACGCCGTAGCCGCCGGCCTTCGAGACCGCGGCGACGACGTCGCGGCAGTGCGAGAAGGCGAAGAGCGGGAACTCGATCCCGAGCCGGTCACAGATCTCCGTGCGCATGGACGCAGACCCTACGGCGCGGAGCAGGTGACCCGTTCCGCCGCCGTCGGCGCTCCCTGAAGGGCCGCGGAGTCAGGCGTCGCGGCGCAGGCCGCGGTAGAGCAGGCGCTCGGTGAAGAAGCGGAACAGCAGGGGCTCGACGGCCCAGCGGGGCACGGTGAAGGCCTTGCCGTTGGGCTGGAAGACCGTGAGGCCGTCGTCCTGGATGCCGGTGATCGAGCCCCAGCGGTAGCGGGGCGGGGTGAAGGTCTTCGCCGTGCCGGTGCCCTTCAGCGCGACGGCGACGTTGTGGGTGACGACCCGGTAGCCCCAGTTGCGGGCCGAGCTGCGGTTGGGGTCGCTGGCGGCGACGTCGCCCACCGCAAACACCTCGGGGTGACCCACCACCTGGAGGTGCTCGTCCACCCGCACGAAACCGTGCTCGTCGAGGATCTCGGCGGGCAGGAAGCCGGTGTTGGGGCGCACCTTGCCGACCGCCCACAGCACGACGTCGGCGGCGAAGGGGTCCTGCCCCGTCGACCACTCGACGGGGTCGTGGGTCAGCTCCTCGCCAGCGAACCCGTCGGGGAGCACGGCTCGGTGCCCAGGGTGCAGGTGCACGCCCACCTTCTCGAGGTGGCGGGCCAGACGCCGGCGGGCGTCGGGGTGGTAGTCCGGCAGGGGCTCGTCCTGGGCGAAGAAGAGGTGGACGTCCTTGTCGGGGTGGCGGCGGGCGAGGTTGTAGGCGGCGCTGACGCCGGTGGCGCCGCCGCCCACCACCGCGACCGTGGTGGCGGCGCCGACTTTCTCGGCCACTGCCGCGAGACCCGCCTCGACGCCGGCGAGATCCTCGACGCGGTCGCTGCGCCAGAAGCCGTTGGTGACCCCGGTGGCGACCACGAGCACGTCATAGGGCGCGGTCGTGGTGGCGCCGTCGGCGAGCTCGACCGCCACCTCCTGCGCCGGCAGGTCGACGGCGGTGATGCGCCCGTGCAGGACCCGCACCCGGTCGAGGCGGCGGAAGCGGCGCAGCGGCAGCAGGTAGTTCCTCCGCCAGCCGGCGGGGTCGGCCACCCGGTTGCCGAGCTCCTGACCGCTCACCAGCGCCGGCCGGGTACCGACGGCGGTGACGTCGAGGCCCTTGGGAAGATTGGCGGCGACCAGCACGCCCGTGTCGCCGAGACCGGCGACCACCACCCGCTTGCCCGTCGCTTTGCCCCCGTTGCCCACGGCGCCAACCTACGGCCCGACGCCACGGGAACGGGCACCCGGGCCGTGCTCCGTGTTCCTGCAGTCGGGGGAGTCAGGGTGGCGGTGGACCCTCACCGCGGGAGGTCGTGCACCCAGTCGCGCAGACGGGCAGCGAAGCCGTCGGGATCGACGAGGTGCAGGAAGTGCCCCGCTCCGGCCACCACCTCCACCGTGGTCGTGGCCATCTGATCGAGGATGGCGGCGTCCTCCGGTGTCGGGGTGGCGGCCCAGAGCACGAGGGTGGGGACGGCGATGCCGGCGAGCGCCGCGGTCATCTGTGGCTGCCCGGCGACCGCGACCTCCGGGTTCAGCACCACCTGCCAGTAGGAGCGCACCGTCTCCGCTCGCGGGTGCAGGCCCGACAGGATCGCGGTGCGCTGTGCGGCATCGACCGGGCCGAGGTCGAGGGTCTGCTCCCACTCGGCGAACGCGTCGTCGAAGTCGTCCCCCAGCAGGCGCTCACGGAAGGGCGCCACGCGTTCGCAGAGGTGGGGTGTGTACAGGTGCACCGGGTCGACCGCGACCACGGATCGGGGCGTGAACAGCGCAGCGCTGAGCAGGGCGACCACGCTGCCCAGCGAGTGCCCGACGACGACCGGAGCCTCGACCCCGAGTGCGCTCCACACCTCGTGCACCGCCACCGTGGCCGACAGGGCGTCGCTGCCGTCGTCACCCGACCCGCCATGGCCCGGAAGGTCGACCGTGATGCACCGGAAGTCGCCGGCGAGACGTTCGATGACGGGCGCCCAGCGGGTGCGGTCGCTGCCCAGCCCGTGGACGAGCACCAGGGTGGGGCCGGTTCCCACGTCGTCGTACGCGAGCACGGGGGGACGGTACCCGGCCGGTCCGATGGGCGCGGTGCCACCATGGGGGGATGGAGACGCCGGCAGCGCTGTTCGACCTGACGGGCAAGGTGGCCGTCGTCACCGGGGGGAGCCGGGGCATCGGCCGGGCGGTGGCCGAAGGGTTCGCCACCGCCGGCGCCGACGTGGTCATCGCCAGCCGCAAGTACGACAACTGCGTGATCGCGGCCGACGAGATCGCCGCGGCCACTGGTCGGCGCACGCTGCCGGTCGCCTGCCACGTCGGCCGGTGGGAGGACGCCGACGCGCTGGTCGACGCGGCCTACGCCGAGTTCGGGCGCTGCGACGTGCTGGTCAACAACGCCGGCATGTCACCGCTCTACGACGGACTGCCGTCGGTCACCGAGCAGCTCTACGACAAGGTCCACGCCGTGAACGCCCGGGGACCGTTCCGGTTGAGCGCACTGGTCGGCGAGCGCATGGCCGCCGGCGACGGAGGCTCGATCATCAACGTGTCCACCGCCGGCTCGTTGCGGCCGATGGCCTCCGACCTCCCCTACGCCATGGCCAAGGCCGCCCTGAACGCCCTCACCCTCGGCCTCGCCGGCGCGTGGGCACCCAAGGTGCGGGCCAACCTCGTGCTGCCGGGTGCCTTCGACACCGACATCACCGACGCCTGGTCACCCGAGATGAAGGCCCAAGCCGGCGCCATGAACCCCATGAAGCGCATCGGCGTGCCCCAAGACATGGTGGGCGTCTGCACCTTCCTCGCCAGCGACGCCGCGGCCTACGTCAACGGCGCGCAGCTGCTCGTCGACGGCGGCGCCTTCCGCTCGCTCTGACCTGATCTGATCTCATCCGAGCAGCCCGCCGGCGCCCTCGTCAGTAGCGCTGCTCGACGAAGGTCTGCTCGCTGATGGGCGGGCGCACGTAATCGTCGGGCCCCCGGGGCGGCAGCACCGCCGGCGCCGACGTGACGTCCTTGTACGGGATCTGGCTCAACAGGTGCGAGATGCAGTTCAGCCGGGCCCTGCGCTTGTCGTCCGACGGCACCACCCACCAGGGCGACCACTTCGTGTCGGTGAACCGGAACATCTCGTCCTTGGCCCGCGAGTAGTCCGCCCACCGGGCCCGGGACTCGAGGTCCATGGGGCTCAGCTTCCACCGCTTGTCGGGCCGGTCGATGCGGGCCTGGAAGCGCCGCTCCTGCTCCTCGTCGCTCACCGAGAACCAGTACTTCACCAGGACGATCCCGGAGTGGATCAGCATCCGCTCGAACTCGGGGACCGACCGCAGGAACTCCGTGTGCTCTTCGTCGGTGCAGAACCCCATCACCCGCTCGACGCCCGCCCGGTTGTACCAGGACCGGTCGAACAGCACGATCTCACCCGCCGACGGCAGCTCCGCGACGTAGCGCTGGAAGTACCACTGCGTGCGTTCCTTCTCCGTCGGCGTCCCGAGGGCCACCACCCGCACGATGCGCGGGTTCGTGCGCTCGACGATGCGCTTGATGGTGCCTCCCTTGCCGGCGGCGTCCCGCCCCTCGAACAGGACGCAGACCTTGAGGCCCTCGTCGCGCACCCAGCCCTGGAGCTTCACCAGCTCCCGCTGAAGGTGCTGGAGCTCCTTCTCGTACTCGGCGGTCGGCATCTTGGCCGATCCGGTCGCGCCGTCACCGTGCTTCTTGGTCATGGTCCCACTCCGTCGCGATGCACCACCCGGCGAGCGCCGGCGTGGTGAACCGACGGTAACCGAGTGGCGACGACCCGCTGACCGGCCGGCGCACCGTCAGACGCGGGCGGCCTCGATGGTGGCGACCGCCGCCTTGCGGACGGCCACGAGCTGAGCGTCGGTGGCGCCGGCCGCCTGGAGGAGGATGCCCCCGTCGAGCTGGGCCAGCGCCGCAGCCACCGTCCCCGGCGCCCGGCGGGCGGGCACGCCCATGGACACCAGCGCCGGAACGGCCAGCTCCAGCCAGCGGTCGATCACCCGGGTGGCGGCGGACCGGTACGGCTCGCCCCGCCGGCGGGTGAGCACGAACAGTTCGAGGAAGAGGTCGACGATCCCCTGGGCCGCTGGGTCGGTGAGCAGGCCCCAGAGCCCCTCGACGAAGGCCTTGGGTGACCGACTGAGCTCGGGAAGGACGAGCTCGAGGGCTCCCGCGAGGCCGTCGGCGGCCCGGTCCACCACGG
This portion of the Acidimicrobiales bacterium genome encodes:
- the ppk2 gene encoding polyphosphate kinase 2; translated protein: MTKKHGDGATGSAKMPTAEYEKELQHLQRELVKLQGWVRDEGLKVCVLFEGRDAAGKGGTIKRIVERTNPRIVRVVALGTPTEKERTQWYFQRYVAELPSAGEIVLFDRSWYNRAGVERVMGFCTDEEHTEFLRSVPEFERMLIHSGIVLVKYWFSVSDEEQERRFQARIDRPDKRWKLSPMDLESRARWADYSRAKDEMFRFTDTKWSPWWVVPSDDKRRARLNCISHLLSQIPYKDVTSAPAVLPPRGPDDYVRPPISEQTFVEQRY
- a CDS encoding alpha/beta hydrolase, giving the protein MLAYDDVGTGPTLVLVHGLGSDRTRWAPVIERLAGDFRCITVDLPGHGGSGDDGSDALSATVAVHEVWSALGVEAPVVVGHSLGSVVALLSAALFTPRSVVAVDPVHLYTPHLCERVAPFRERLLGDDFDDAFAEWEQTLDLGPVDAAQRTAILSGLHPRAETVRSYWQVVLNPEVAVAGQPQMTAALAGIAVPTLVLWAATPTPEDAAILDQMATTTVEVVAGAGHFLHLVDPDGFAARLRDWVHDLPR
- a CDS encoding FAD-dependent oxidoreductase, with the translated sequence MGNGGKATGKRVVVAGLGDTGVLVAANLPKGLDVTAVGTRPALVSGQELGNRVADPAGWRRNYLLPLRRFRRLDRVRVLHGRITAVDLPAQEVAVELADGATTTAPYDVLVVATGVTNGFWRSDRVEDLAGVEAGLAAVAEKVGAATTVAVVGGGATGVSAAYNLARRHPDKDVHLFFAQDEPLPDYHPDARRRLARHLEKVGVHLHPGHRAVLPDGFAGEELTHDPVEWSTGQDPFAADVVLWAVGKVRPNTGFLPAEILDEHGFVRVDEHLQVVGHPEVFAVGDVAASDPNRSSARNWGYRVVTHNVAVALKGTGTAKTFTPPRYRWGSITGIQDDGLTVFQPNGKAFTVPRWAVEPLLFRFFTERLLYRGLRRDA
- a CDS encoding MBL fold metallo-hydrolase, translated to MPGIHRERPGADAITPATDAPAVDVGDGVWLSPGLSNSYLITTADGRVVVNSGMGFEGPLHRAKYDAVDGSPIRSVILTQGHYDHVGGLPVLVDEGTDLIAQANHGVWRNDNQRLEAFRSRNSAFAWIDAILAAMEHTRALGVEAASSELPEPTVLVDERLELTVGDRELVLIATPGGETFDSLVIWLPQTATLLSGNLTGPLFGHVPNLVTIRGDRYRDALTYIDSLDIVKELRPERLLTGHFDLIEGGDRIVEEIEAMQEAMRWVHDRTVDGMNAGADVWELMRTVRVPDHLDVGEGYGKTPWNVRAIWENYAGWFHHRSTTELYGVAPLAVAPDLVTAAGADPLIAAAQAHLDAGRPVEAIQLTDVVLAVERGHAGAKAVALAAHEALLADTANFWESAWLRRSIEKLAR
- a CDS encoding nitronate monooxygenase — its product is MRTEICDRLGIEFPLFAFSHCRDVVAAVSKAGGYGVLGALAFSPEQLEQELTWIDEHVGGKPYGVDFAMPEKFVGKGEDFELPDLEALIPEEHREYAEHILAEHDVPPMPEGLEGPTIAPGLGVDQMGPAQVHQALQHPVSMLVNALGPPPDYAVDAAHSAGVLVGALCGSPRHAERNVERGVDVLIAQGTEAGGHCGEISTMVLVPEVVDAVPEDVPVLAAGGIGRGRQMAAAMALGAQGAWTGSIWLTVAESDTRPWVVENLLAASWNDTVRSRAMTGKPARQLRTAWTEAWESSEGPGPLPMPLQGIIYAESAHRFTRAQNKELSGSPVGQIVGNMNSVRSTRDVVFDIVEEWIAVTEAQAARLADS
- a CDS encoding TetR/AcrR family transcriptional regulator, with product MNPPPDESSARRDELLDGAVAWTIEHGLADLSLRPLARSVGTSDRMLLYYFGTKDDLVAAVVDRAADGLAGALELVLPELSRSPKAFVEGLWGLLTDPAAQGIVDLFLELFVLTRRRGEPYRSAATRVIDRWLELAVPALVSMGVPARRAPGTVAAALAQLDGGILLQAAGATDAQLVAVRKAAVATIEAARV
- a CDS encoding glucose 1-dehydrogenase encodes the protein METPAALFDLTGKVAVVTGGSRGIGRAVAEGFATAGADVVIASRKYDNCVIAADEIAAATGRRTLPVACHVGRWEDADALVDAAYAEFGRCDVLVNNAGMSPLYDGLPSVTEQLYDKVHAVNARGPFRLSALVGERMAAGDGGSIINVSTAGSLRPMASDLPYAMAKAALNALTLGLAGAWAPKVRANLVLPGAFDTDITDAWSPEMKAQAGAMNPMKRIGVPQDMVGVCTFLASDAAAYVNGAQLLVDGGAFRSL
- a CDS encoding sulfotransferase; amino-acid sequence: MEEIRIADLREPQRDADAQALYDLARSMEIDLDPAGLVASAERQTHLDDFGDPTLLDRLAAQVAAVEADEGLSGIGRLIVRRRLVGLLAARLRFEDFVRRHPEALEVDLEPPVIVVGLPRSGTTHLVNVLASDTRLRSMPWWEVAEPIPVLGDGPGRDGVDPRYLRCLADHEAANQVAPLTALMHDRPPWSIEEECELMDLDLCTYVLEWHARVPAWRDHQDTLDHDAHYAFLRRELQVLSYLRGPNRWVLKCPQHLERLGPLLRTFPDATVAFTLRDPVAVLQSAITMLAYGDRSRRVSVEPDELAAYWVDRIESLLRAGVRDAHLIPDAQRVDVEFREFMADDLAMATRILDVAGVGVTDEARARLAAYVGGNPRGKDGRVVYDLRADFHLEPADLYDRYAFYFEAFPQITPEVR